The following coding sequences lie in one Capnocytophaga stomatis genomic window:
- a CDS encoding TlpA family protein disulfide reductase → MKKIFLIIFSFVHLFGFSQMTFSERVEYSELATPKDKSLFFVDFWATWCVPCVHVSTYLNTVQEQFRDDLYIVSLTQERSDVVRSFLERHPTKLAVSIDYEGQNFKQHNVKALPYGILFNANGEILWKGNPANITPRMIRSFLSKNKKTSPIYDFLKYSSYQNEEEITVTLDKNFEIQEVNIPANSFPIIERINDVTSVKGSLSQIVAYLLKVSGKQVTLKDDFKQYQLLIQKSFNHSWKEKEIANIILQDLGYTLKTEIRAGKILEIHLPDSTSAYWNKDQIDWGAKNPKFLVDESQFSADNISVNDFLYKLSDVLETPVNVKNMQNITAEVFDWQVHYQFSDLMISNLSDLGIEAKETSGNFVRYFIEKIN, encoded by the coding sequence ATGAAAAAAATATTTCTAATCATATTTTCATTTGTCCATTTGTTTGGATTTTCTCAAATGACTTTTTCGGAGCGGGTTGAATATTCCGAATTGGCCACTCCGAAAGACAAATCCTTATTTTTTGTTGATTTTTGGGCTACTTGGTGCGTTCCGTGCGTTCACGTTTCTACTTATTTGAATACTGTTCAAGAGCAATTTCGTGATGATTTGTACATTGTTTCACTCACGCAAGAGCGTTCGGATGTGGTGCGTTCATTTTTGGAAAGACATCCGACAAAGCTTGCCGTAAGTATTGATTATGAAGGACAAAACTTCAAACAACACAATGTTAAAGCTCTTCCCTACGGAATTCTATTCAATGCCAACGGAGAGATTCTCTGGAAAGGAAATCCTGCCAACATCACTCCGAGAATGATTCGAAGTTTTCTTTCAAAAAATAAAAAAACAAGCCCTATTTACGACTTTCTGAAATATTCTTCCTACCAAAATGAAGAAGAAATAACCGTAACACTTGACAAAAATTTTGAAATACAAGAAGTAAACATTCCTGCAAATTCTTTTCCGATAATTGAGAGAATCAATGATGTCACTTCAGTAAAAGGTTCTTTGTCGCAAATTGTTGCTTATCTTCTGAAAGTCAGCGGGAAACAAGTAACATTGAAAGATGATTTCAAACAATATCAACTACTTATCCAAAAAAGCTTTAATCATTCGTGGAAAGAAAAAGAAATTGCGAATATAATTTTGCAAGATTTGGGCTACACATTAAAAACAGAAATTCGAGCCGGGAAAATACTCGAAATTCACTTACCTGATTCAACCTCAGCGTATTGGAATAAAGACCAAATTGATTGGGGAGCAAAAAATCCAAAATTTCTGGTAGATGAAAGTCAATTTTCGGCGGATAATATTTCTGTAAATGATTTTCTGTATAAACTTTCGGATGTGCTGGAAACTCCTGTTAATGTGAAAAATATGCAAAACATTACCGCAGAAGTATTTGATTGGCAAGTACATTATCAGTTTTCGGATTTGATGATTAGCAACCTTTCCGATTTGGGTATCGAAGCTAAGGAAACTTCGGGCAATTTTGTGAGATATTTTATCGAGAAAATAAATTAG
- the rseP gene encoding RIP metalloprotease RseP, with translation METFLIKAAQLILSLSILIVLHELGHFIPAKIFKTRVEKFFLFFDVKFALFKKKIGETVYGIGWLPLGGYVKISGMIDESMDKEQMAQPPQPWEFRSKPTWQRLIIMIGGVTVNLILGFLIYMMILFVWGENQVKENGIEGGFAVSKTMKSYGFQNGDIVTEVNGKTLENVLDINRYVMLRDVSNLKVKGSDGQTRFLSLPDSIGKMLYLRGEMTPFSPKIKPIMDSVIVGSPAEKAGFRKGDKILSINGEAIEYYTDVSPTIASYPQGSVLTFKVERDGQTQNIEVTPDGKGKIGFVASQREGKIDIVHKKYDFSSALSEGFSYGYWILRDYIAQFKFVFTKKGATEVGGFVAIGNMFPAKWDWKTFWSTTAFISIILAFMNILPIPALDGGHVVFLLYEMVTGRKPNEKVMEYAQMIGFFILIGLVLYANGNDIYKWLFK, from the coding sequence ATGGAAACATTTTTGATTAAAGCGGCTCAGCTTATTCTGAGTCTTTCAATATTGATTGTTTTACACGAATTAGGGCATTTCATTCCTGCCAAAATTTTCAAAACCCGAGTTGAAAAATTCTTTTTGTTTTTTGACGTAAAATTTGCTCTTTTCAAAAAGAAAATAGGAGAAACCGTTTACGGAATCGGGTGGCTTCCTTTGGGGGGATATGTTAAAATCTCGGGAATGATTGATGAGAGTATGGACAAGGAACAAATGGCTCAACCGCCTCAACCTTGGGAATTTCGTTCAAAACCTACGTGGCAACGCCTCATCATTATGATTGGTGGAGTGACCGTTAATCTCATTTTAGGTTTCCTGATTTATATGATGATTTTGTTCGTTTGGGGAGAAAATCAGGTAAAAGAAAATGGTATTGAAGGAGGTTTTGCAGTTAGTAAAACAATGAAATCATACGGCTTTCAAAATGGTGACATCGTTACTGAGGTAAACGGAAAAACTTTGGAAAACGTGCTTGATATCAATCGTTATGTGATGCTTCGCGATGTGAGCAACCTGAAGGTAAAAGGCTCAGACGGGCAAACGCGATTTTTGTCACTGCCTGATTCTATCGGAAAAATGTTGTACTTGCGAGGAGAGATGACTCCTTTCAGTCCAAAAATAAAACCAATTATGGACTCCGTGATAGTGGGTTCGCCTGCTGAAAAAGCCGGATTCCGAAAAGGAGATAAAATTCTATCAATCAACGGTGAAGCTATTGAATATTACACAGATGTATCACCTACGATAGCCTCTTATCCGCAAGGTTCTGTACTTACTTTCAAGGTGGAACGCGATGGACAAACACAAAACATTGAAGTTACTCCTGATGGGAAAGGAAAAATCGGGTTTGTAGCATCACAACGAGAAGGAAAAATTGATATCGTTCATAAAAAGTACGACTTCTCTTCCGCTTTAAGTGAAGGTTTTTCATACGGATATTGGATTTTGCGTGATTATATCGCTCAGTTCAAATTTGTTTTCACTAAAAAAGGAGCTACGGAAGTGGGCGGTTTTGTGGCAATCGGGAATATGTTTCCTGCTAAATGGGATTGGAAAACTTTCTGGTCAACTACGGCTTTCATTTCCATAATATTGGCTTTTATGAATATTTTGCCTATTCCTGCTTTAGATGGCGGACACGTTGTTTTCTTGCTCTACGAAATGGTTACAGGCAGAAAGCCAAATGAAAAGGTAATGGAATATGCTCAAATGATTGGATTTTTCATTTTGATTGGATTGGTGCTGTATGCCAACGGAAATGATATTTACAAATGGCTTTTTAAATAA
- a CDS encoding MGMT family protein — translation MDFFEQVYEVVKKIPYGKVTTYGLIANYLGAKKSARMVGWALNASHGKEGIPAHRVVNRKGMLTGKFHFEGTNLMQQLLENEGIEVKDNQVVDFEKHLWIPELED, via the coding sequence ATGGATTTCTTCGAGCAAGTGTACGAAGTTGTAAAGAAAATCCCATACGGAAAAGTAACCACATATGGGCTAATTGCCAACTATTTAGGAGCAAAAAAATCCGCAAGAATGGTGGGCTGGGCTTTGAATGCTTCTCACGGAAAGGAAGGCATTCCGGCTCATCGAGTTGTAAATCGCAAAGGAATGCTCACAGGCAAGTTTCATTTTGAAGGCACTAACCTAATGCAACAACTTTTAGAAAATGAAGGCATTGAAGTAAAAGATAATCAAGTTGTTGATTTCGAGAAGCACTTATGGATTCCCGAACTGGAGGATTAA
- the trxA gene encoding thioredoxin, producing the protein MALEITDATFEEVVLKSDKPVLVDFWAVWCGPCRMLGPVIEEIAKEYEGKVVVGKVDVDNNQEFAGKYGVRNIPTVLVFQNGEVVGRQVGVAPKKTYTDAIDGLLS; encoded by the coding sequence ATGGCTTTAGAAATAACAGATGCTACATTTGAAGAAGTAGTTTTGAAAAGTGATAAACCAGTTTTGGTTGATTTTTGGGCAGTTTGGTGTGGTCCTTGCCGTATGTTAGGTCCTGTAATTGAAGAAATTGCTAAAGAATACGAAGGAAAAGTGGTTGTTGGAAAAGTTGATGTTGATAACAATCAGGAGTTTGCCGGTAAATATGGAGTAAGAAATATCCCTACGGTTTTAGTTTTCCAAAACGGAGAAGTTGTGGGAAGACAAGTAGGTGTTGCTCCTAAAAAGACTTACACAGACGCTATTGACGGTTTGTTGTCATAA
- a CDS encoding YggS family pyridoxal phosphate-dependent enzyme, with protein sequence MDILKNLEVIQNRINSACAKSNRNPNEVKLLLATKTVSAERIKIALNAGYTLIAENRVQELKEKYNDLKDTQHTNHFIGHLQTNKVKDILKYDVSCVESLDRYELAEKLHQRLSSENKTMEVFIQINTSGEESKFGVHPDNAIELVKKVAQLNTLKIKGLMTIGLFSSDADKVRKCFRLLKQIQQEIAALQLPDVEMKELSMGMSGDLEIAIEEGATIVRVGTDIFGKRIYSDSFYWNENQ encoded by the coding sequence ATGGACATTTTAAAAAATCTTGAAGTTATACAAAATCGAATAAATTCAGCTTGTGCCAAAAGCAATCGAAATCCGAATGAAGTAAAATTATTGCTTGCAACGAAAACCGTTTCTGCTGAAAGAATAAAAATTGCCTTAAATGCAGGTTACACGCTCATTGCTGAAAACAGAGTGCAAGAGCTTAAAGAAAAATATAATGATTTAAAAGATACTCAACACACAAACCACTTTATCGGGCATTTGCAAACAAATAAGGTAAAAGACATTCTAAAATACGATGTAAGCTGCGTAGAATCTCTCGACCGATATGAATTGGCTGAAAAATTACATCAGCGTCTGTCTTCCGAAAACAAAACAATGGAAGTTTTTATACAAATAAATACTTCAGGAGAAGAAAGTAAATTTGGCGTACACCCTGATAATGCAATAGAATTAGTAAAAAAAGTAGCTCAACTCAACACACTCAAAATTAAAGGATTAATGACGATAGGACTATTCAGTTCGGATGCTGATAAGGTTCGGAAATGCTTTCGTTTGTTAAAACAAATTCAGCAGGAAATTGCGGCTTTGCAACTCCCTGATGTAGAAATGAAAGAACTTTCGATGGGAATGAGCGGAGACTTGGAAATTGCCATCGAAGAAGGAGCGACTATCGTACGTGTGGGTACTGATATTTTCGGGAAACGAATCTATTCTGATAGCTTCTATTGGAATGAAAATCAATAA